The following proteins come from a genomic window of Streptomyces sp. NBC_01716:
- a CDS encoding site-specific integrase: MPNPVGPAVTTPTLRKALARASEAHLAGPVERIFPHLLRHACATHRYEAGMSLWEVQKLLGHDWTTTTVRYILSAQSDPEMASRRSSARAAQRLRVDTGGLS; this comes from the coding sequence ATGCCGAACCCTGTCGGCCCAGCGGTGACAACGCCGACACTACGGAAGGCGTTGGCGAGAGCCTCGGAGGCTCACCTGGCAGGTCCGGTCGAGCGGATCTTTCCTCACCTGCTTCGGCATGCTTGTGCCACACACCGTTACGAGGCGGGGATGTCGCTGTGGGAGGTGCAGAAGTTGCTCGGCCATGACTGGACGACGACCACGGTTCGATACATTTTGTCCGCTCAGAGCGATCCAGAGATGGCCAGCCGACGTTCGTCGGCTCGGGCCGCACAACGACTGCGCGTGGACACGGGGGGTCTGTCGTGA
- a CDS encoding SDR family oxidoreductase, with translation MSSSAIGLITGGSRGLGRATALKLAESGTDVIITYRSGKDEATSVVEAVEALGRRAVALRLDTTDFVNVKGVMYVVKAVLPHLLEAANSTDRQVADVINISSVAGRVATAGVAIYNAGKFGVTAATEAWRQEFGDRNLRFSVIEPGAVDTELFGHQQGHAKEAESRRFEGVEKLHPEDVADAIAYIATSPRRRAINEIVIRPTDQKF, from the coding sequence ATGAGTAGCAGCGCCATCGGTCTGATCACCGGCGGAAGCCGTGGCCTGGGAAGAGCCACGGCGCTCAAGCTCGCCGAGTCCGGGACCGATGTGATCATCACGTACCGGTCGGGCAAGGACGAGGCCACGTCCGTAGTGGAGGCTGTCGAGGCCCTCGGCCGCAGAGCGGTCGCCTTGCGCCTGGACACGACCGACTTCGTCAACGTCAAGGGCGTGATGTACGTCGTCAAGGCCGTTCTGCCGCACCTTCTGGAGGCGGCGAATAGCACGGACCGGCAGGTCGCGGACGTGATCAACATCAGCTCCGTGGCCGGACGCGTCGCCACGGCCGGCGTTGCGATCTACAACGCCGGCAAGTTCGGCGTGACCGCGGCCACCGAGGCCTGGCGCCAGGAGTTCGGGGACCGGAACCTGCGTTTCTCGGTCATCGAACCGGGCGCGGTGGACACCGAACTGTTCGGCCACCAGCAGGGACACGCCAAGGAAGCGGAGAGCCGGCGCTTCGAAGGCGTTGAGAAGCTCCACCCCGAGGACGTCGCCGACGCCATCGCGTACATCGCGACCAGCCCGCGCCGCCGGGCCATCAACGAGATCGTGATCCGTCCCACCGACCAGAAGTTCTGA
- a CDS encoding NAD(P)-dependent alcohol dehydrogenase, which translates to MSTATAAYAAPSTGAELEPLTISRRDVRGTDVRIDIHYTGVCPTDLLQTSDGWGPGLYPMVPGHEITGLVTEVGAGVTKFAVGDRVGVGTYIDSCGECGPCRAGLEVYCEKGCTPTYNAKDRHGEITQGGYSKQIVVDERYVLRIPDSLPLDAAAPLLCAGITTYSPLAHWNAGPGKKVAVLGMGGLGHIAIQIAHAMGAEVTVLSRTLGKKDGGLRLGADHYYATEDPETFTRLAGTFDLILCTISGALHFDQYLNLLKLDGHIHGGWPSWSRPFPRSTSSGRSGIPRPRSPSVTMLTSCRRPAASGSVGWPGKC; encoded by the coding sequence ATGTCCACTGCCACTGCCGCCTACGCCGCCCCGTCCACCGGCGCCGAACTGGAGCCCTTGACGATCTCCCGCCGTGATGTGCGCGGCACCGATGTGCGCATCGACATCCACTACACCGGCGTGTGCCCCACCGATCTCCTGCAGACCTCCGACGGCTGGGGGCCCGGCCTCTACCCCATGGTCCCGGGCCACGAGATCACCGGCCTGGTCACCGAAGTCGGCGCGGGGGTAACGAAGTTCGCCGTCGGCGACCGGGTCGGCGTCGGCACCTACATCGACTCCTGCGGCGAGTGCGGACCCTGCCGTGCCGGCCTTGAGGTGTATTGCGAGAAGGGCTGCACGCCCACCTACAACGCCAAAGACCGGCACGGCGAGATCACCCAGGGCGGCTACTCGAAGCAGATCGTCGTCGATGAGCGCTACGTGCTCCGCATCCCCGACAGCCTGCCCCTCGACGCGGCCGCACCCCTGCTCTGCGCCGGCATCACCACCTACTCGCCCCTCGCACACTGGAACGCCGGCCCCGGCAAGAAGGTCGCGGTCCTCGGCATGGGTGGCCTCGGGCACATCGCCATCCAGATCGCCCACGCCATGGGCGCCGAAGTCACCGTCCTCTCCCGCACGCTCGGCAAGAAGGACGGCGGCCTGAGGCTGGGAGCCGACCACTACTACGCCACCGAGGACCCCGAGACGTTCACGCGGCTGGCCGGCACGTTCGACCTCATCCTGTGCACGATCTCCGGTGCCCTCCACTTCGACCAGTACCTCAACCTCCTCAAGCTGGACGGGCACATCCACGGAGGATGGCCAAGTTGGAGTCGACCGTTTCCTCGGTCGACTAGCAGCGGTCGCTCGGGCATTCCTCGCCCGCGATCACCCTCGGTTACTATGCTCACTTCATGCCGGAGGCCGGCAGCAAGTGGAAGCGTTGGGTGGCCGGGGAAATGTTGA
- a CDS encoding MerR family transcriptional regulator — MLTISQLAAYAGVTVRAVRHYHRIGLLPEPERDRSGYRNYDAVAVVRLIRIRTLADAGVPLARVQELLAAGPEEFTGGVQEIDKALRAEIRRLQDTRSRLARLAAGEHLALPQSVVDYLDRLRGLGVEERYIEMERDAWIMIAAQVPHSIDSVIAKKHEELDDPEMVRLYSLLSGALDWPADDPRIVEVADIMERLMVRAVEAGEVGADDGIDDQFVDLLDSTMVESSPHAARLLAILEERGWRGWTRIERVPAERHNTELPPS, encoded by the coding sequence ATGCTCACCATCAGCCAGCTTGCGGCGTACGCCGGGGTGACGGTGCGGGCGGTACGCCACTACCACCGGATCGGGTTGCTGCCGGAGCCCGAGCGCGACCGGTCCGGATACCGGAACTACGACGCCGTCGCGGTCGTGCGACTGATCCGGATCCGCACCCTCGCAGACGCCGGCGTGCCGCTGGCCCGGGTGCAGGAACTCCTCGCCGCCGGCCCGGAGGAGTTCACCGGCGGCGTCCAGGAGATCGACAAGGCCCTGCGTGCCGAGATCCGGCGGCTGCAGGACACTCGCAGCCGACTCGCCAGGCTCGCCGCCGGAGAGCACCTGGCGCTTCCGCAGAGCGTTGTGGACTACCTCGACCGGCTGCGCGGTCTCGGCGTTGAGGAGCGGTACATCGAGATGGAGCGGGACGCCTGGATCATGATCGCCGCCCAGGTGCCGCATTCGATCGACTCCGTGATCGCCAAGAAGCACGAGGAGCTGGACGACCCCGAGATGGTAAGGCTCTACAGCCTTCTCAGCGGGGCACTCGACTGGCCGGCCGACGATCCGCGGATCGTCGAGGTCGCCGACATCATGGAGCGCTTGATGGTTCGCGCTGTGGAGGCCGGCGAGGTGGGTGCCGATGACGGCATCGACGATCAGTTTGTCGACCTGCTGGACTCAACCATGGTCGAGTCCTCACCGCACGCCGCGCGGCTGTTGGCGATCCTGGAGGAGCGGGGCTGGAGGGGCTGGACCCGCATCGAGCGAGTGCCTGCCGAGAGACACAACACTGAGCTGCCGCCATCGTGA
- a CDS encoding zinc-binding dehydrogenase — protein MWNTLAVEPGSTVAVFGLGAVGQAAVMAAKAASATTIIAVGKRQPKLDLALELGATHAFSARDGDVADLVRDVTGGGVQYTVEAAGKTDVMTTAVEVLAETGHAAITGVAAGESFPVDAWKVIRGRTVHGTTLGDVAPSVILPRLVDLYRQGAFPADRLMTHYPLKDIHQAIADVDNGTAIKAVLHPETAG, from the coding sequence GTGTGGAACACCCTGGCCGTCGAGCCGGGCAGCACAGTCGCCGTCTTCGGGCTCGGCGCAGTCGGCCAGGCGGCGGTCATGGCGGCCAAGGCCGCAAGCGCCACCACGATCATCGCCGTCGGCAAGCGGCAGCCGAAACTCGACCTCGCGCTGGAGCTGGGGGCGACGCACGCTTTCAGCGCACGCGACGGCGACGTCGCCGACCTCGTCCGCGACGTGACCGGTGGCGGCGTGCAGTACACGGTCGAGGCGGCCGGCAAAACGGACGTCATGACCACCGCCGTGGAGGTCCTGGCCGAGACGGGCCACGCTGCAATCACCGGCGTCGCGGCCGGTGAGAGCTTCCCCGTCGACGCCTGGAAGGTGATCCGCGGCCGGACCGTGCACGGCACGACACTTGGCGATGTCGCACCGTCGGTGATCCTTCCCCGCCTCGTCGACCTCTACCGGCAAGGGGCCTTCCCCGCGGACCGGCTCATGACCCATTACCCCCTCAAGGACATTCACCAGGCCATCGCCGACGTCGACAACGGCACCGCCATCAAGGCTGTCCTGCACCCCGAAACAGCTGGCTGA
- a CDS encoding carbohydrate ABC transporter permease, with protein MNHKKSTRTKLVLYGILLVLCVPFVFPTWWMATSSLKPAADIFAFPPKLFPDDPSLSAYSRVFELQPFGQQYFNSMYIAIVVTLGTLAVASLAGYAFARIQFRGQNALFLVILTGLLIPSEVTIVPLFQMFHDWGMIDTHWPLVLVPVFGAPSVLATFIMRQFFIALPHEVEEAARMDGLGRFAIYWRIALPLARPALAAVAIFTFLHSWNLYLEPIVFLSTPEMFTLPQALTQYVDAYGGPMWNVQLAAASLTALPVLAVFVFAQRQFVEGLAHTGLK; from the coding sequence ATGAATCATAAGAAGTCGACCCGGACCAAACTGGTCCTGTACGGGATCCTGCTGGTGCTGTGTGTCCCGTTCGTCTTCCCCACCTGGTGGATGGCTACGTCCTCGCTGAAGCCGGCGGCCGACATCTTCGCGTTCCCGCCGAAGCTGTTCCCGGACGATCCGAGCCTCAGCGCCTACAGCCGGGTCTTCGAGCTCCAGCCGTTCGGCCAGCAGTACTTCAACAGTATGTACATCGCGATCGTCGTGACCCTGGGGACCCTGGCGGTCGCGTCGCTGGCCGGGTACGCGTTCGCGCGTATCCAGTTCCGCGGGCAGAACGCGCTGTTCCTGGTGATCCTCACCGGTCTGCTGATCCCCAGCGAGGTCACGATCGTCCCGCTGTTCCAGATGTTCCACGACTGGGGGATGATCGACACCCACTGGCCGCTGGTCCTCGTGCCGGTCTTCGGTGCGCCGAGCGTCCTGGCGACCTTCATCATGCGGCAGTTCTTCATCGCCCTGCCGCACGAGGTGGAGGAGGCGGCACGGATGGACGGTCTGGGGCGCTTCGCCATCTACTGGCGGATCGCGCTGCCGCTGGCCCGCCCGGCGCTGGCGGCGGTCGCCATTTTCACGTTCCTGCACAGTTGGAACCTCTACCTGGAACCGATCGTGTTCCTCTCCACCCCGGAGATGTTCACCCTGCCGCAGGCCCTCACCCAGTACGTGGACGCGTACGGCGGGCCGATGTGGAACGTCCAGCTGGCGGCGGCCTCGCTGACCGCGCTGCCCGTGCTCGCGGTGTTCGTCTTCGCACAGCGCCAGTTCGTGGAAGGACTCGCGCACACGGGCCTGAAGTAA
- a CDS encoding ABC transporter permease gives MTAYFFNDTVALTGRTLRHVTRSMDTIITTAITPVAMMLMFVYVFGGAIDTGSVSYVNYMLPGILLMTIASGISYTAYRLFTDVKSGIFERFQSMPIARSGVLWAHVVTSLVANLIALVLVVGVAVLMGFRSGAGVAAWLAVAGILFLFTLALTWLAVIPGLSASSVEGAGAFAYPLIFLPFVSSAFVPTKTMPGPVRWFAEHQPVTSIVNTIRNLFAQQPVGDDIWTALAWCVGILVVAYIFAMAAYRRKIA, from the coding sequence ATGACCGCGTACTTCTTCAACGACACTGTCGCGCTCACGGGGCGGACCCTGCGCCATGTCACACGCAGCATGGACACCATCATCACGACCGCCATCACGCCGGTCGCCATGATGTTGATGTTCGTCTACGTGTTCGGCGGCGCCATTGATACCGGGTCGGTTTCGTATGTGAACTACATGCTGCCCGGCATCCTGCTCATGACCATCGCATCGGGCATCTCATATACCGCGTACCGGCTGTTCACCGATGTGAAGAGCGGGATCTTCGAGCGGTTCCAGTCCATGCCGATCGCGCGGTCGGGTGTGCTGTGGGCCCACGTCGTCACCTCTTTGGTCGCCAATCTGATCGCGCTCGTGCTCGTCGTGGGCGTCGCTGTGCTCATGGGCTTCCGCTCCGGGGCAGGAGTGGCGGCGTGGCTCGCGGTCGCCGGCATCCTGTTCTTGTTCACCCTGGCGTTGACCTGGCTCGCCGTGATCCCCGGGCTCTCTGCGTCGTCGGTTGAGGGAGCGGGCGCGTTCGCCTACCCGCTCATCTTCCTGCCGTTCGTCAGTTCGGCGTTCGTGCCCACAAAGACGATGCCCGGTCCGGTGCGCTGGTTCGCCGAACATCAGCCGGTGACGTCGATCGTCAACACGATCCGCAACCTGTTCGCCCAGCAGCCGGTCGGCGACGACATCTGGACCGCCCTCGCATGGTGCGTCGGCATCCTCGTCGTGGCGTACATCTTCGCGATGGCCGCCTATCGCCGGAAGATCGCCTGA
- a CDS encoding CocE/NonD family hydrolase, translating to MTAIGRLAERMAPLPPATSRRVHVERGLKIPMDDGATLVADRWTPRGTGGRSLPEVPVVVVRTAYGRGGPLGWLYGPVLAERGLQVLMVSTRGTFGSDGEFLAMRNERADGLATLRWLADQSWSSGRVILAGSSYFGYTQWAIADAAPPEVKAMVPHITSSRLALSLTRPGRVDLETITNFSWNTAPQSHNGSPLPAAQEQRGYLLRSMVGADQRRIANAMNTLPITDVDQAMLGRTSQFFQQIVNHDQSSAYWEDLDRSSTVPDVTVPVSSVTGWHDIFLTDQLRDFTALVDAGREPRLTVGPWWHADPRGMGASVTEVAEWASAVATGQEPPHRAPVRLYVMGADEWRDFEAWPPAGYEPQRLYLRADGTLTATAGSTEPPSTFTYDPNDPTPSLGGAKLTPAGAGPVDNWKLEERPDVLTFTGAPLTDDLEVIGEVTADIWVRADRPSVDVFVRLCDVDPNGKSLNVCDDLVHLDVGDDTTCATVRLSPTAYRFRKGHQLRVQVSAGAFPRFARNLGGGEPVESATAVHKTNIKVFHDEAHPSAVGIPAR from the coding sequence ATGACCGCGATAGGACGCCTCGCGGAGCGCATGGCTCCGCTCCCGCCCGCCACCTCACGCCGGGTCCACGTCGAACGCGGCCTGAAGATACCCATGGATGACGGTGCCACGCTCGTCGCCGACCGCTGGACCCCGCGCGGCACCGGCGGACGATCACTCCCCGAGGTACCGGTCGTCGTCGTCCGCACCGCCTACGGGCGCGGCGGCCCCCTCGGATGGCTATACGGCCCCGTCCTCGCTGAACGCGGACTGCAAGTACTGATGGTCAGCACCCGCGGCACGTTCGGATCCGACGGCGAGTTCCTGGCCATGCGCAACGAACGCGCCGACGGCCTCGCGACACTCCGGTGGCTCGCCGACCAGTCCTGGTCGAGTGGCCGGGTGATCCTCGCCGGATCCAGCTACTTCGGCTACACCCAGTGGGCCATCGCCGACGCCGCCCCTCCCGAGGTCAAGGCCATGGTCCCGCACATCACCTCCTCCCGGCTCGCTCTCAGCCTCACACGGCCCGGCCGCGTCGACCTCGAAACAATCACGAACTTCTCCTGGAACACCGCACCGCAGTCCCACAATGGCTCGCCTCTGCCCGCCGCACAGGAACAGCGCGGCTACCTGCTCCGGTCGATGGTCGGCGCGGACCAGCGCCGCATCGCCAACGCCATGAACACCTTGCCGATCACGGACGTCGACCAGGCGATGCTCGGCCGGACGTCGCAGTTCTTCCAACAGATCGTGAACCACGACCAGAGCAGCGCGTACTGGGAGGACTTGGACCGCAGCAGCACCGTCCCGGACGTCACCGTGCCGGTCAGCTCCGTCACCGGCTGGCACGACATCTTCCTCACTGACCAGCTCCGGGACTTCACCGCCCTCGTCGACGCCGGCCGTGAGCCCCGGCTGACCGTCGGACCGTGGTGGCACGCCGACCCTCGCGGCATGGGCGCGTCCGTCACCGAGGTCGCCGAGTGGGCCTCCGCTGTCGCCACCGGGCAAGAGCCCCCGCACCGGGCTCCGGTGCGGCTGTACGTGATGGGCGCGGACGAGTGGCGCGACTTCGAAGCGTGGCCGCCCGCCGGGTACGAACCCCAGCGGCTATACCTCCGCGCCGACGGCACCCTCACCGCCACAGCGGGATCCACAGAACCGCCCTCGACGTTCACCTACGACCCCAACGACCCCACGCCCTCCCTGGGCGGAGCGAAACTCACCCCCGCGGGAGCAGGTCCCGTCGACAACTGGAAGCTGGAAGAGCGCCCCGACGTGCTCACCTTCACCGGCGCACCGCTCACCGACGACCTTGAGGTGATCGGTGAGGTCACCGCGGACATCTGGGTGCGCGCGGACCGTCCCAGCGTCGATGTATTCGTGCGACTGTGCGACGTCGATCCGAACGGCAAGTCGCTCAATGTGTGCGATGACCTCGTTCACCTCGACGTCGGTGACGACACCACCTGCGCGACGGTGCGGCTCTCACCGACCGCGTACCGCTTCAGGAAAGGACACCAACTCCGCGTACAGGTCTCCGCCGGAGCCTTTCCCCGATTCGCCCGCAATCTCGGTGGCGGTGAACCCGTCGAGAGCGCAACAGCAGTGCACAAGACGAACATCAAGGTCTTCCATGACGAAGCGCACCCGTCCGCGGTAGGCATCCCGGCACGATAA
- a CDS encoding DinB family protein — MIDEFAKDNLHGRLRRDREALLWKLDGLSEYDARRPLTATGTNLLGLVKHVASVEARYFGEVFDRPSPEPLPRWQDSDGSDLWATEDETRDQIIGFYRRTWEHSDATINELPLDAPGHVPWWPEPYADTNLFAVMVHVLGESVRHAGHADILREGLDGRTGLRAEHETRIDEEARAAYCAKIEQAARSAAPIKA; from the coding sequence ATGATCGATGAATTCGCGAAGGACAACCTGCACGGGAGATTGCGGCGGGACCGCGAGGCGCTGCTCTGGAAACTCGACGGCTTGTCCGAATACGACGCCCGCCGGCCTTTGACAGCGACCGGGACCAACCTCCTCGGACTGGTCAAACACGTGGCCAGCGTCGAGGCCAGGTACTTCGGCGAGGTCTTTGACCGCCCTTCCCCGGAACCGCTGCCCCGGTGGCAGGACTCCGACGGCAGCGATCTGTGGGCGACCGAGGACGAGACCCGCGATCAGATCATCGGGTTCTACCGGCGCACGTGGGAACACTCGGACGCGACGATCAACGAGCTTCCCCTCGACGCCCCCGGCCATGTGCCGTGGTGGCCGGAGCCTTATGCCGACACGAACCTGTTCGCCGTCATGGTCCATGTCCTTGGCGAGTCCGTCCGGCATGCCGGGCACGCCGACATCCTGCGTGAGGGCCTCGACGGCCGGACCGGGCTGCGCGCCGAACACGAGACGCGGATCGACGAGGAAGCCCGTGCGGCCTACTGCGCGAAGATCGAACAGGCCGCCAGGTCGGCCGCTCCAATCAAGGCCTAG
- a CDS encoding helix-turn-helix domain-containing protein: protein MKWNLRWAAANRGIWRPSDLMPVFKEVGFNPSMSKVSALWSGTPVTVRLDDLDLICAALQCTVADLLVAEPVAGETPVAQDEGLATAAGESPRPVPRRSTGAGRPRSLPPN from the coding sequence GTGAAGTGGAACCTGCGGTGGGCAGCGGCCAACCGAGGCATCTGGAGACCCAGTGACCTGATGCCCGTGTTCAAAGAAGTCGGCTTCAATCCGTCGATGTCGAAGGTCTCCGCGCTCTGGTCGGGCACACCGGTAACGGTGCGGTTGGACGACCTGGACCTGATCTGCGCTGCTCTTCAGTGCACGGTCGCGGACCTGCTCGTCGCCGAACCTGTAGCCGGGGAAACGCCGGTAGCCCAGGACGAAGGGCTCGCGACGGCTGCGGGTGAGTCGCCCAGGCCGGTTCCGCGCCGGTCCACCGGGGCGGGGCGGCCCAGGTCGCTCCCACCGAATTGA
- a CDS encoding helix-turn-helix domain-containing protein — translation MPVFAEMPGQGGTGPVVTVGTDSVPAPERFGWWSEMVGHEIMPVAVRSAHTAVFRGRAEAVVLPHSQVTTFDFSPMTARRSPVHIRRHDPENYYLLLVRDSSVRLEQARGVACLQAGNMALFSTSHPLACEFLDHGRQTRLTLMRLPRPVPPLADGRADRLLAEPLSPLAGSAALLGLYLAQLPQAARTCDQAELARLGAIGVDLAATLVAARLGAQDTLPAETRNAVLLARINAFIDHQLGDPELNPAAIAAHHHVSVRTLHLLFRSEPETVSASIRRRRLERCHADLTDPRLRRRSISAIAARWGIPRPADFSRAFRAAYGVTPRELRQAAPLSLPDANGLR, via the coding sequence ATGCCCGTTTTCGCGGAGATGCCAGGACAGGGCGGTACGGGGCCGGTGGTGACGGTGGGCACCGATTCCGTCCCGGCGCCGGAGCGGTTCGGCTGGTGGTCCGAAATGGTCGGCCACGAAATCATGCCCGTGGCGGTACGCAGCGCGCACACGGCCGTCTTCCGGGGCCGGGCGGAAGCCGTCGTGCTGCCGCACAGTCAGGTGACGACCTTCGATTTCTCCCCGATGACTGCCCGCCGCTCGCCGGTCCACATCCGCCGCCACGACCCCGAGAACTACTATCTGCTCCTGGTCCGGGACAGCTCGGTCCGGCTGGAGCAGGCGCGCGGCGTCGCCTGCCTCCAAGCCGGCAACATGGCCCTCTTCTCCACCTCACATCCGCTGGCCTGCGAGTTCCTCGACCACGGCCGCCAGACCCGCCTGACGCTGATGCGGCTGCCGCGCCCCGTCCCGCCACTGGCCGACGGCCGGGCCGACCGGCTGCTGGCCGAGCCGCTGTCGCCCCTGGCCGGGTCGGCGGCCCTGCTCGGCCTGTACCTGGCACAGCTGCCGCAGGCCGCCCGCACCTGCGACCAGGCGGAGCTGGCCCGGCTCGGCGCCATCGGGGTGGACCTGGCGGCCACCCTGGTGGCGGCCAGGCTCGGAGCCCAGGACACCCTGCCCGCCGAGACACGCAATGCGGTTCTGCTGGCCCGGATCAACGCCTTCATCGACCACCAGCTGGGCGACCCCGAGTTGAACCCTGCGGCCATCGCCGCCCACCACCACGTCTCCGTACGCACCCTCCACCTGCTGTTCCGAAGCGAACCGGAAACCGTCAGCGCCTCGATACGTCGGCGGCGCCTGGAACGCTGCCATGCCGACCTCACCGACCCCCGGCTGCGGCGGCGGTCCATCAGCGCCATCGCCGCCCGGTGGGGGATCCCGCGCCCGGCGGACTTCAGCCGGGCGTTCCGCGCCGCGTACGGCGTGACGCCCAGAGAGCTCCGGCAGGCGGCGCCGCTCAGTCTGCCGGATGCGAACGGGCTGCGCTGA
- a CDS encoding ABC transporter ATP-binding protein produces MTVQSIAGPAIRVQGLKKSYGKLEVLRGVDFDVVPGSIFALLGSNGAGKTTTVRILATLLKADAGAASVNGFDVATQPANVRESISLTGQFAAVDEILSGRENLVLLARLRHLKDPGTIADALLRRFSLSEAGARRVSTYSGGMRRRLDIAMSLIGNSPVIFLDEPTAGLDPEARIEVWDAVKELAGHGTTVLLTTQYLDEAEQLADRIGILHQGRIIVNGTLAELKQLFPPAKVEYVEKQPTLEEIFLAVIGGIDKNDVTGTTTGGRG; encoded by the coding sequence ATGACAGTCCAATCGATCGCCGGACCGGCGATTCGCGTGCAAGGTCTCAAAAAGTCGTACGGGAAGCTCGAAGTGCTGCGCGGTGTGGACTTCGACGTGGTGCCGGGCAGCATCTTCGCCCTGCTCGGCTCCAACGGAGCGGGCAAGACCACGACGGTGAGGATCCTCGCCACACTTCTGAAAGCCGACGCGGGGGCGGCGAGCGTCAATGGCTTCGACGTTGCCACGCAACCGGCGAACGTGCGGGAGTCCATCAGTCTCACCGGGCAGTTCGCGGCCGTCGACGAGATCCTCAGCGGTCGGGAGAACCTCGTACTCCTCGCCAGGCTGCGACACCTCAAGGACCCGGGCACGATCGCGGATGCCCTGCTGAGGCGCTTTTCGCTGAGCGAGGCGGGCGCGCGGCGAGTGTCCACGTATTCGGGTGGGATGCGCCGCCGGCTGGACATCGCGATGAGCCTCATCGGGAATTCGCCGGTGATTTTCCTGGACGAGCCGACGGCCGGACTCGACCCCGAGGCGCGCATTGAGGTGTGGGATGCGGTCAAGGAGCTCGCCGGCCATGGAACGACGGTGCTGCTCACCACGCAGTACCTGGACGAGGCCGAGCAATTGGCCGACCGGATCGGGATCCTGCACCAGGGTCGGATCATTGTGAACGGCACCCTCGCCGAGCTCAAGCAACTCTTCCCGCCCGCCAAGGTCGAGTACGTCGAGAAGCAGCCGACTCTCGAGGAGATCTTCCTCGCGGTCATCGGGGGCATCGACAAGAACGACGTCACTGGCACGACAACTGGGGGACGAGGATGA
- a CDS encoding peptidase inhibitor family I36 protein, protein MRKLLSVFAGVAALAATLAGPSSASASETRFTEVAGVSGLYRVTGAGSDVIAQDAYDRCGAGTCFFQHYQGEGLLWVVPSCGRHHLPDYLDGKSTSAWNRTPTPIILYDGTYTGRLGTMPGWFKDDLNPAHDNKLSSVDAAC, encoded by the coding sequence ATGCGGAAACTGCTATCTGTGTTCGCCGGTGTCGCCGCGCTCGCAGCGACGCTTGCCGGACCAAGCTCCGCAAGCGCATCCGAGACCCGGTTCACCGAAGTCGCCGGGGTCAGCGGGCTGTACAGGGTGACCGGAGCCGGCAGCGACGTCATCGCGCAGGACGCGTATGACCGTTGTGGGGCGGGCACGTGCTTCTTCCAGCACTACCAGGGCGAAGGACTGCTCTGGGTCGTCCCCAGCTGCGGACGACACCATCTCCCCGACTACCTCGACGGCAAGTCGACCTCGGCCTGGAACAGGACACCGACCCCCATCATCCTCTACGACGGCACCTACACCGGGCGGCTGGGAACCATGCCGGGGTGGTTCAAGGACGACCTCAATCCTGCTCACGACAACAAGCTGAGCTCCGTCGACGCAGCCTGCTGA